The window gTGGCATGCATGGCAATGGCAGCCGTGCCCACTtgatcatcatcaccgtcatcttcATCTCCGGACATGTATTCTTCATGAACAAGAGCCTTGTCATCCTTCCTCTTTGCAAACTtggtgaacttcttcttcttgagcacaagctTCTCGGACTTGTCTTCACGTCTCTCATACGGACAATCATGTACAAAGTGTCTTGGGCTATCACAATTGTAGCATTTCCTTCGTCCAAAAGATCTTCCTTGAAGATTCTTCCCTTTGTGTGCCATGGTCCCGGAGTACTTCTTGACTAAGAGGGCCAAGTCTTCCGCAAAATCATTTGCCGGGCACGAGGTGTCAATATCCTCCTCACCCATCTCTTCACTCACTTCTTCATCCCTTGAGGTTTGGCTTATCACTTtcttggccttcaaagcaaggttggAGTTCTTGGTTGCTTGAGCTATTGCAAAGGTCTTCTTGGACTTGGTTTCCAAAAGAACATGAGTTGAGAACGTGGAAACAACTTGAGCTGCGGTCAACTTGTGATAATCCGGACGTTGATGTATCATCATGACCATGGTATGTTCCGTGAGAACCATAGCATCTATGAACTTGTCCTTGATGAAGTCATCATTTGCCCAAGTGCACCCAAAGGTTCTCAAGTTGAGCACAAGGGACTTCAACCTTCGGTAAACCTCTTCCGCGGACTCACCCTCATTCCTCACAAAGAGATTGTCTTCTTGCTTGAGCAAAGCCAATCGAGATCTTCGAATTGCTTCATCTCCTTCGAGAGCCTCCTCAAGACAATCCCAAACTTCCTTTGCGGTCACAGCGGCGCGCAACATGTTGTGTGCGTTTGCATTGAGTTGGTCATCAACGGCTTCCCTTGGAGTGAGATTCAATGGGTCCTTGGGGTTGAATCCATTGACCACAATCCATCACAGTTGAGTTGAAGCAATGCGCATGTAAGACTCCATATCTAGCTTCCACTTAGCAAACGCATTAGCTTTTAAAGGGGGCGGAGGCCCCACAGGATTAATGCGAGGATGTTGCAAAGGTTTAGGTGAGTAAAAGGGTTCCACGGCATTGTACTTGGGAACTTGAGTACGAGATGGAGATGCAAGAGGTTCTCTCGagtcatccgcatcatgaacGGCATTTGGATCAAATGAGTTTGATGCGGATGTTGATGGCTTCAAGCGAGCATCAATTTCCTCCTTGACCGAGGACCGGACTTCTTTCAACATAGAGGCTTTGAGGTCCGCAAACATTGAAAGAATATCGGTCGCGGTCAAGTGGGCACCCAGGTTAGTAGGAGCGGCGGGAGCAACGATCGGGGCACCAAGTGCCTCGGTCGCGGCGGGGGGTAGGTTTTGACCATCCCCCGCAACAGGTGTGCCACCTCCCTCATTCCCTAGATCAACCATATCCCCTAAGGTTGTAAAACCTTATATTAGAGcacaaggctctgataccaattgaaaggatcgatacagtcgactagagggggtgaataggagactacaaattttaatcgttcttgtcaattttaaggcttagcAGATAAAtagggttcactagatatgcaactaggtgaatgCAACATATATGACAAGCAAGCTCCAAGTTAAATATGCTAGGAAACAAACTAAgtagcaagccaacaagcatacaaagcaaagtaaggtgcgggaaaggattaaccacaagtgagacgaggacgcggattttatcccgaagttcactcttccttgaggaagagctactctccgtttggagcggtgccggagccaaagcttgcggaacgccaccgaaggctcaccataatctccttcgagtcacccccaacggatgagcctcgaatcactcggggctggtcttgaaggcgaccaccacacctttacaaacttctccggagcacaccacaagcaaggaagcttccggaggaacctctaaccgcctaggagcccaagctccaagagtaacaagtcaatGGGAAGAAATGTTGCGGGGGacgcgatttggtttggtcaagatgtagatcgggtcttgctctcccaatccccaaagtttcaacaagttTGGGTGGAGGGATTAAGAGTATTGAGCAAAATGAGGTGTAGAAATGgtggagctcaacaagacattagggttcTAGGTTGGAGGTGGAAGAAGGGGCTTTATATAGTGTTCTTGGCCGGGTGGGGAAATCTGCCCattggaccccgtgcgcacgggctaagTCAGCCCCTTGCGCACGGGctaagtcagccccgtgcgcacggggtactcagagagtttcacaccaccccgtgcgcacgggggtcaaaagaccccgtgcgcacggagTACCCAGAGAGTTTACACAGTACCCCATGCGCACAGGGGTCAAAACACCCGGGGTACTCAGAGAGTTACgcagtaccccgtgcgcacggggtacccagTAACTTTTTGTCACAAACTTTCTAAGTACCAcaagcacacacactaggatTTTAGGTGATAGGAGTGGGTAGGCTAAGGGTATAAGGTTCGGCAATGGCATTCCCACACAACTTTCATCCACACaaacccctcttaatagtgcggtcTTTCCTACGACTCGAATCAAACCAAAAACTAAACCTTCAATTTGCCGAAAGACCATGCCTTTGACCTTTTTGAATTGGGGGTCGCACATCTCCATCACGGAGCACTTGGAACAAATATCCTGAGATAAACTTTAGTAACCGATATTAGTTCaactaaccacattgtcatcacaccaaaatatagTATAAGTGCCACTTGCACTTTCAGTAGTGGTGGGCTGTCGTCAGTCTTTTCATGGCATCACTATATCGGAGATTGCGGAAGGTCTGGCACTCCATTGTGTTGTATCTCTTGCACTCGATGAAGGTCTCCATAAGGTGATCATGCAATCTGATTGCTTGTCGTTGATCAAGAAAGTGAATGCTACTGAGGACCATTCCATCACAAGACCTTTTGTAGCTAATATAAAATGTTAGTTCAAAACTTTGTTTCTATTCCATTTCATCATATAAGTTGTTCCACTAATGGTGTTGCTCATCTGTTTGCAAGGGAAAGCAAGCTTGTTGCTTACTCGACATTCCATCGGTGTATTCCTGCTTGTATATAGGAGGTTGTAAACTCTGAAATTTGTATTAATGTATGAGCCAGCTTTGATCTAAAAAACGATGCTTCTTTTAAGAAAGATAGATGGCATGGTCTTTAATCTATCTAGTTCAGTGCAAACAACCATGCAATGGTTGCAGATAttaatcactagtagaaaacaggttCGGCCAGAAACGAGCATTAATCAcagttgcattacgaaccgggactaatgtgagcattagtcccggttcgagcggctagggcaccgtacaggcattagtcccggttcaaatgggacctttagtcccgattggtgccacgaaccgggactaaagggtgtgttgcccattagtaccggttcgtggcaccaactggtactaaaggttagacctttagtcccggctcGAGCCACCAACCgctactaatggggtttgaggcattagtaccggttcatggcacgaaccggtactaaaggtcccattttcaaactctacccccccccccgcccccgtggatcgccttttcagttttctaaaaagcaaaagaaaatgatataaacttcaaaaattaaaatccttccagatgtagttatgttactacatgtactagttaggaaaatttaaaaacttaaatttggacatgttttgcaaaaagtgtagggaaaatgtaaaacggctataacttttgcatacgatgtcagaaaaaaatgtataatatatcaaaatattCAGCatgaaaatccgcatccgattctGACCACCtatggcctgtttgcaaatttttagaatcctcaaattctaaaaggaaaaaaagttatgctcaaatttctattttttttatttttgttaaatctggtcaaactatggtcaaactacttattcaagaagtattagtgttactaaataattattcaagaatattagtgttactaaataattatttcagtttttttgaattttggtcaaatctggtcaaactgtggtcaaacaatggtcaaactaattattcaagaaatattagtgtcactaaataattatttcattttttgaattttggtcaaatctggtcaaactgtggtcaaactacttattcaagaaatattagtgttactaaataattattgttttttagaacaatagtttcaaactcaaacagtgaaatgtgtgacttcatgctcaagctaaattcctgatggttaataggattgacatcttactattgtcaggaaaacaagaagtgcagacttggaaacgagagtgaatagaacccggaagttaagcgtgctcaggcgggagtagtgagaggatgggtgaccgtccgggaagttagatgatttggaatgatgaggggtgattagagattagaggttaaattgagcagtgatgaggggtgattagagattagaggttaaaataattcagaaatttgaaaatcaaaaaaattcaaaaaaattcaaaaaaaatttaaaaaatcataaaatttcctttagtaccggttggtgttaccaaccgggactaaaggtggacctcaggcagcggccacgtggagggcctttagtcccagttcgtgtaagaaccgggactaaagggggtagtaacgaccctttagtcccggttccagaatcgggactaaaggcccttagagcatctccagccgttcggcccCCCAGGGCGCCGAAAAACTGCaccctgggggcgagccggcgctaGTTCGGCCCCTGGGGGCGGCCTAGTTCCCAGCCACGGctccagcccccccccccccccccccgccttgGCAAATTCAAACGTAGTTCATTCCCGCGCCCAAAAATAAACGCCACAATCCGGCGATCAAGCGGTGATCGGCGATCGATGAAAAGTTCGGCGTACAAAAATCAGAATAGAAACGCGCATCAGACggtgaggtcggcctccggcgTCGGCGGAGTCGGCGTGCGCGGGCTTGACGGGGTCTCTGTGCTTGGCGGCGTGGCTTCTGCGCTGCGGGCAGTCTCGGCGGCATCATCGGTCGGGCTTGTTGGCCGCGTCGGCGTGCGCGTGGGCGGCGTCGTCGTGGGCGTGGGCGTGGGCGGCGTCGTCGAGGGAAGCTGGTCCAGGATGAGGCCGACATGCGCCCTGTACCACGCCTTGACCGCCCCGTCGGTGCTCTGGAGCATGTCCGCCCCGCCCAGCAGGAAAGCCAGGtcggtgttcctcttcttcgcggCGACGTTGGTCCGGAGTAGGTCGAGCTTGACGGCGCTTGTCGACATCAACGCCGACCACCGCGCCTCGGTCTTCTCTTCACGAAGGACGGCTCGGGCCTGTGCGTCGGCGAGGCAGTGCTGGATGGATTCCTGCACGCGAGCGGTGGCCGCGTCGGCGTGTTTCCCCTTCTTGGCACCTTTGTTGCCGTCCGGCCGCCCTTCTGACGCGCCCGGAGCCGGCGCGTCCGGCTTGTATGTCTCCTTGGCCTTCTCGAGGGTGCGCCGGACTTCCGCCCACTTGTCGCACTTGTCAATGCGCTTGTTAACGTGGAGGTACTTGAACTCGGTGTGGTTGTTGCTCTGCCTATACAGGCCGAACATGCGCAGCAACTGCGCGGGGACGAACAAACAGTTGACGGGCACACACGGCGAAGAGAGACGGGAGACCGGCGTGGCATACCTGATCCTCAATACTGGCGCCGCTCTCCGGGCGAGTGGCCACCTCCTCGACGACACCATGCCATTTGTTGCACGCCCCCTGGATGCGCCCCCAATGGTTCGCCATCGCCTTCGACCCGCGCTGCATGTAGACGCCTTTGAAGTAGGGGTCGATGAGCATGCGCTCGTcgaactcggccttgatgcgcgCCCAGTACGTGTCGATGCTCTGGTTCGCGCCGGTGGTCGGGTCGAGGCAGACGATTTTCCATGCCTCGGCGAGGCATTCCTCCTCCTTGGACGCCCACTTGATGCGCGGCTCGGCTGACCTGGCCATCCGCTTCTTCTTCTTGCGCCCCCTCGCcggctcctcctcgtcctcgtcctcctcctcgtcctcgtcctcctgCTCCTCCTGCTCCTCGTCGCCGTAGATGTAGCCGAGCTCGCCGTCCATGCCGCCGCTGAGATCCACCGCCTCATCCGCGGTGAACCCGGGAGACGCGGCGGCCGCAGCCGATCCTTCCGCGATGATGTCGTCCATCTCGGTCTCGGTCTCGTCGGCGTCGCCGAGGTGCGAGAAGGGCAGTGCGCAACGGCGGAGAGGGGGCGTCGGGGAGGACGCGTACGCGGGCGGCGAGTAGTTGTATGGAGGGTACTGCACGCCGGTGAAGGCGCGCGAGGGCGTGCGCTGGGCTGGGTGTCCATGGGGGAACGTGACATTTGGGTTGAACCCACCGTGCACGTCCCCGTCGGCGTAGCCCGGCGATCCCCATGGCTGCGGCGTCAGAGACCCGACACCTTGCTGGCCCCAGGGCGCGTACGGCGCGTGGTTGCCGGGGGGATTCATCATCCCCGCGCGtgccgcctcggcctcggcctgGTCCGCGGAAGCGGCAGCGGCACCCGCAGCCGCGCGTGCCGCGTTGTCACGGGCCTTCTTGGCGAGGGCCCTATTCCGCCGATCGGAGGTGACGGCCTCCCGTCGCTGTACTTCTACCCTCCAATCGGCGTTTGTCATTCCCGGCGGCTTGGACGGCGGCGCCctcggcttcctctgcttcggctgggCGACGGAGGTGGTCGCGGTTGCCGCGGCGCGGGGGACGACGTACTTCTTCGGTGCCATGGCGGCCGGCTGGGAGGCGAGCGGGAGAGAGAATGGCGGGAGGAAAGGCGAAAATGGGAGGGAACTGGGGGGAAAAGCCGGGACAAACGGCGGGAAGAGGCGCTCGACTCGCCGACAGGGCGGACCCACGCGCGCCTTTTCGCTTGTGCCGGCGCCCCAGGCGCCCCCAGGGCACCGGGTTCTGCCTGGGTCCGCCGGCACCAGATTCGGCCCGAGCCGGCAAAAACGGGCTTctgcgagggggggggggcgactgGGCCGTTTTTTCGGCGTCGGCGCGGCAAAAACCGCCTGGggagggcctgttgggggcgcggctggagatgctcttataaaccgggactaaaagccatttttctactagtgaatgtACCTCAGACTGATGTACTAATTTGCTATGGGGCAACCAATTACAGTGAAGTCCAATTGGGCTTGGTTGGAGGGCAGGGCATAAACTTTATTTTTCAATACGTAGTTCTTCATGCATGGTGGTACTACCTTATATTTCCTGCATGTGTAACATATGGTCTATGTTACACAATGTTTGCCGTTACACAAGCTCGACAAGTGTCCTGAGCACGACCATAAAGAAGCAACAGGCAAACCACACTACCTTGAATCCAGAGAGATCTAGGCAGTGGAAAACGAGTCGAGTGTGCTGTGTTCCATGATGCCTCCCAAACTTATGTAcaccactgctgctgctgctgttggtgCTATGCACTGGTTGCCCCATTTTGCCTCCATTACTAAAGTTCCTGGTGAGGTTTCTCTTGGTTACTGAAGCAGCTACATTTCCTTCTGGCTGCTCCTCCTTTTAAGGAAGAGAAAGGGTGTCGTCTTTAACTGGATATATAAATTCAACACAACCACCATGCAATGGATGCATAAATTtatgtccttcatggccagtgTATTGCCTTGATCTAATTTGATTCACGGCCGTTGCACTGCTTTGATCTACTACAGTTGATTAATGTTTTCTGCAGTATGTTCTAGTACTGATGTTTTGTCTTTCATGTGGTTTTTAATTaatatgctttgttttaattTACCAAAAATTGATGTAATGCATCCTTGGTATTCTTCGATGGTTCAAGTAATTTTGGTTTCTTGGAATTTCATGGTACCACATGGTTGGGGTGCTTTAATTTACATGAATTATGTTCCTAAATTAAAAATAAGATGACATCTCCTCACTATCCCATTTAACCACACGGAAGAAGACTTTTGAAAAGCATAAACAAATACAGGCCCTGCCCCGTGTGTGTCAGTGTCACTAACAAATTGAAAGAAAAACAATTGAATGGCAATGGATGCAGAAATTTATGTCCTTCACGGCCGGTGTTCCTTGGAATCTTGGCAGCATGAATTTCATAAGGACAAACAATAACAAAACTAAATGGCGATTTCTTGAAAACTGGGAActttgtatatatatatatgatgattGCAAGTATGAATATGACCAGAGTCAGAAGTACACTGCTAATACAACATGAGCAGGACCGCAAATAGCCAGATTCAAGGTTAAAATTAAAGTTAAGACCAGCAGAGATACCTGTAGGCCAAGAGGATTACAAATCTTATCTTCCCTGAGATGTACATGAATTTTCAGGGggtaaaaacgataacagcgatCTCCCGGCCTGTGAGCTTACATTAAAGTGAAGCAGATAATATACACCGGCCCGGTTGCGCCAAAACCTAATCTGTGTGTATTCATAGTCTTCACACAGATACAACACTCTCGCAGCCTCCTGCCATTTTGACACAAGCCAGTCTGGAAGAAAAAATCCATCTGTTCTACTAAATGGAATCTATAGCCTATATGTTCAGGAGGGAACAGTTGTCATGGCTTATACCTCGCCTTACAGTCGCCACTGCATTGAGAGATGCCGGAGGAAATGCCTTCATTGAATAATGTTTTTGTGGGATTATCGAAAAAAGattttcgccccgctttatatataaagcaccaAACCACA is drawn from Aegilops tauschii subsp. strangulata cultivar AL8/78 chromosome 1, Aet v6.0, whole genome shotgun sequence and contains these coding sequences:
- the LOC123494756 gene encoding uncharacterized protein, producing the protein MAPKKYVVPRAAATATTSVAQPKQRKPRAPPSKPPGMTNADWRVEVQRREAVTSDRRNRALAKKARDNAARAAAGAAAASADQAEAEAARAGMMNPPGNHAPYAPWGQQGVGSLTPQPWGSPGYADGDVHGGFNPNVTFPHGHPAQRTPSRAFTGVQYPPYNYSPPAYASSPTPPLRRCALPFSHLGDADETETEMDDIIAEGSAAAAASPGFTADEAVDLSGGMDGELGYIYGDEEQEEQEDEDEEEDEDEEEPARGRKKKKRMARSAEPRIKWASKEEECLAEAWKIVCLDPTTGANQSIDTYWARIKAEFDERMLIDPYFKGVYMQRGSKAMANHWGRIQGACNKWHGVVEEVATRPESGASIEDQLLRMFGLYRQSNNHTEFKYLHVNKRIDKCDKWAEVRRTLEKAKETYKPDAPAPGASEGRPDGNKGAKKGKHADAATARVQESIQHCLADAQARAVLREEKTEARWSALMSTSAVKLDLLRTNVAAKKRNTDLAFLLGGADMLQSTDGAVKAWYRAHVGLILDQLPSTTPPTPTPTTTPPTRTPTRPTSPTDDAAETARSAEATPPSTETPSSPRTPTPPTPEADLTV